One stretch of Armigeres subalbatus isolate Guangzhou_Male chromosome 2, GZ_Asu_2, whole genome shotgun sequence DNA includes these proteins:
- the LOC134210576 gene encoding zinc finger protein 287-like, with product MKCFVPSCKNDFHITSPLYSAHRFPKDEAQRSAWIQAIGTAHRRVLTEEINFNIVRICSDHFAADCFYFSQEGKSGNRKRVLSGVIPTLYGAAAVENGKQNAFCKVKRASKRRDSSHRIRQEPIRIKKCTETAQKESKELINNALHCTGNLNDSSWSTAKNVFRLEKFPHVCRLCLKPPKSETEVMISLDAPDHVLDGTSIGKFIAEITPRTEALVRNKQHLLPNVVCLPCLELLRFFAKYLSKINFVHQLMNALVELKQLNSSPIVDLFNNESEALRSVIKDLGLNRKNKFTVEDLLNEFPQYELASFEGFVVKEEPKEELEVSEQMKCEVLVQELSNFPTESDVIYAEECTAEELSELTKDNPELLVTDSSDDYPIFKKPKPPIKSKYGGRKLDKPLSCTKCSFSTYFKRNFMTHQEKHAKREARVYACKHPGCSKVFKTRLEYKRHGPTAHKSFICDTCGLPCSTKTALKNHMARHMKKYEHVCSYCQRGHNTKGDLRIHITKMHLRTATFPCETCGLVFHRKFILQEHQRRHNETYGFPCHMCDKKFKVAHSLRNHIRIVHEKFRHECSYCDAGFFTTYNLNNHIESVHGIQTRFVCDVCVQTFNSREKLDSHRPRHDNPKELECGLCLSAFKSEDLLSEHLCITYRSDYVCCGRDMRYHYMYNKHMMLKHGVTINARVKPVPGQLMGQMRALRKRVESCLKCEEIFPSRTLKKQHMAICTFGEDKNNGHGEDHSTAEDVLITIASNADVLQHEVIVE from the exons ATGAAGTGTTTCGTGCCGTCGTGCAAAAATGACTTCCATATTACGTCACCGCTCTATTCCGCCCATCGGTTCCCGAAGGATGAGGCTCAACGTTCGGCGTGGATTCAGGCCATTGGCACAGCCCACCGGCGAGTACTGACGGAAGAAATCAACTTCAATATCGTACGGATATGTTCCGACCACTTCGCTGCCGATTGTTTCTACTTCAGCCAAGAAGGAAAGTCCGGAAACAGAAAACGTGTACTATCTGGAGTAATTCCGACATTGTACGGAGCAGCGGCCGTTGAGAATGG CAAACAAAATGCTTTCTGCAAAGTAAAAAGAGCATCTAAAAGGCGAGACTCATCTCACAGAATTCGACAGGAGCCAATCAGAATAAAGAAATGCACAGAAACAGCGCAAAAAGAGTCTAAGGAACTGATAAATAATGCCCTGCATTGTACCGGGAATTTAAACGATTCGTCCTGGAGTACAGCCAAAAATGTATTTCGGTTGGAGAAGTTTCCTCACGTTTGTCGGTTGTGTCTGAAACCCCCAAAATCCGAAACGGAAGTGATGATTTCTCTCGACGCCCCGGATCACGTGTTGGATGGAACTAGCATAGGAAAATTTATTGCTGAGATTACGCCTCGTACGGAAGCATTGGTCCGG AATAAGCAACATCTGCTTCCAAATGTAGTGTGTCTACCTTGCCTAGAACTGCTGAGATTTTTCGCCAAGTATTTGTCCAAAATTAATTTCGTCCATCAGTTGATGAACGCACTGGTCGAACTGAAGCAGCTCAATTCCAGCCCTATTGTAGATCTGTTTAACAATGAATCCGAGGCACTTCGTTCGGTGATCAAAGATCTTGGCCTGAATCGGAAGAACAAATTTACCGTCGAAGACTTgttaaatgaatttcctcaaTACGAACTAGCTTCATTCGAAGGGTTCGTCGTTAAAGAAGAACCAAAGGAGGAATTGGAGGTTTCAGAACAAATGAAATGTGAAGTACTTGTACAAGAGCTGTCGAATTTTCCAACGGAATCAGATGTGATTTATGCGGAAGAGTGTACTGCGGAGGAGTTATCCGAATTGACCAAAGACAATCCGGAACTTCTGGTTACAGATAGTTCGGACGATtatccaattttcaaaaagcCTAAACCTCCCATCAAATCTAAGTATGGCGGTAGAAAGCTTGATAAACCACTCAGCTGCACGAAGTGCTCATTTTCCACGTACTTTAAACGTAATTTCATGACACACCAGGAAAAGCACGCAAAACGAGAAGCCCGAGTTTATGCGTGCAAGCATCCGGGGTGTTCAAAGGTGTTTAAAACGCGTTTGGAATACAAACGGCACGGCCCAACGGCGCACAAGTCATTCATCTGCGATACTTGCGGACTTCCATGTTCTACAAAAACCGCCCTAAAGAACCACATGGCTCGGCATATGAAAAAGTATGAGCACGTGTGTTCCTACTGTCAACGGGGACATAACACGAAAGGCGACCTCCGCATACACATCACAAAGATGCATTTGCGCACTGCCACCTTTCCGTGCGAAACGTGCGGTCTggttttccataggaaatttatCCTGCAGGAGCACCAACGAAGGCACAATGAAACGTACGGCTTCCCGTGTCACATGTGCGACAAAAAATTCAAGGTCGCCCACAGTCTCCGGAACCACATTAGAATCGTGCACGAGAAGTTTCGTCACGAGTGTAGCTATTGCGATGCTGGCTTCTTTACCACGTACAACCTGAACAACCACATCGAGAGCGTTCACGGTATTCAAACCAGATTCGTTTGTGACGTTTGCGTCCAAACGTTCAACAGTCGGGAGAAGCTGGACAGCCACCGGCCTCGGCACGACAATCCCAAGGAGCTCGAGTGTGGACTGTGTTTGAGTGCTTTCAAATCCGAGGATTTACTATCGGAGCATCTTTGCATAACGTACAG ATCGGATTACGTTTGCTGCGGCCGAGACATGCGGTATCATTACATGTACAACAAGCATATGATGCTGAAACATGGCGTAACAATAAACGCGCGGGTAAAACCGGTCCCGGGACAACTAATGGGTCAGATGAGAGCCCTTAGG AAACGTGTCGAATCTTGTCTGAAGTGTGAGGAAATCTTCCCTTCAAGAACACTGAAGAAGCAACACATGGCGATCTGTACATTTGGGGAAGACAAGAATAATGGTCATGGAGAAGATCATTCGACGGCCGAAGATGTGCTGATTACGATTGCGAGCAATGCGGACGTTCTTCAGCATGAAGTTATAGTTGAGTAA